In Paenibacillus sp. FSL R7-0345, a single window of DNA contains:
- a CDS encoding sugar ABC transporter permease, with translation MNGNKLSLQHKRSLLGIAFITPWLLGFIFLFAAPLLRSIQFSFSKLTVDPSGFTLDGVGWANFNNALFVDATFNRVLTESVWDMVLNVPMILFFSLFSATLLNQKFRGRIVARAIFFLPVILASNAISAAEASGLINLVGDATAVNELGQSGSQYNVMSMVMILSDIGLPLSFVDYIVDAILRIYEIITSSGVQILIFLAALQSVPGAMYEVAKIEGATAYESFWKITFPLVSPLILTNVIYTIIDSFSGSAVTKMIFTTAFTTQNFGLSAAMSWIYTVIISIILVIVGYVLSKRVHYN, from the coding sequence ATGAACGGAAACAAGCTGAGCCTGCAGCATAAACGCTCTTTGCTGGGAATTGCTTTTATAACACCATGGCTGCTCGGATTTATATTCCTGTTCGCAGCACCGCTGCTGCGGTCCATCCAATTCAGCTTCAGTAAATTAACCGTTGATCCTTCGGGCTTTACGCTGGACGGAGTGGGCTGGGCTAATTTCAACAATGCTCTGTTTGTCGATGCAACCTTCAACCGCGTCCTGACCGAATCGGTCTGGGATATGGTGCTGAATGTGCCAATGATCCTGTTCTTCAGCCTGTTCTCCGCAACGCTGCTGAACCAGAAGTTCAGGGGAAGAATCGTCGCCCGGGCCATCTTTTTTCTGCCGGTTATTCTGGCCTCCAATGCCATATCGGCAGCAGAAGCTTCGGGGCTGATCAATCTGGTCGGTGATGCAACCGCGGTGAATGAACTGGGCCAATCAGGCTCCCAGTACAATGTCATGTCCATGGTGATGATTCTGAGCGATATCGGTCTGCCGCTGTCGTTCGTGGACTACATTGTGGATGCCATTCTGCGGATCTATGAGATTATAACCAGCTCGGGTGTGCAGATTCTGATTTTCCTTGCTGCACTGCAGTCCGTTCCCGGAGCGATGTATGAGGTTGCGAAGATTGAAGGGGCGACCGCCTATGAATCCTTTTGGAAAATCACGTTCCCGCTCGTGAGTCCGCTTATCCTGACTAATGTAATCTATACAATCATCGACTCCTTCTCGGGCAGTGCGGTAACGAAAATGATCTTCACAACGGCGTTCACCACCCAGAACTTCGGGCTGAGTGCGGCGATGTCCTGGATCTATACGGTGATCATAAGCATCATCCTGGTCATAGTGGGCTATGTGCTGTCCAAACGGGTGCATTACAACTGA
- a CDS encoding carbohydrate ABC transporter permease: MQSPQAVRKEAQHYRIQKVRGRAVDILYALFRYALVIGISFIIIYPLLMKFSIAFKDKADIYNPTIYMIPVHFTMDNIRMAMQILDYFPLLGNTLLFVVVTTLLTTASCALAGYGFARFNFPGSNLLFALVILTLLVPTSTLMVPMYLHFRSFDILGIIHLITGKSGLNLLNTYWPSIITSATAIGLKAGLFIYIFRQFFKGMPKEIEEAALIDGAGGVKTFLRIMLPNAVSPMITVILFCFVWQYNDTFFTSLFMSELALMPTKVSSLAAQANALIPGMLGAGGGGSAVKADPNHVAMIIDTGILLAIIPLILLYLVVQRYFVESVERSGIIG; this comes from the coding sequence ATGCAGTCCCCGCAAGCTGTCCGTAAAGAAGCTCAGCATTACAGAATCCAGAAGGTGAGAGGCAGGGCAGTCGATATCCTGTACGCATTGTTCCGTTATGCGCTGGTAATAGGGATATCCTTCATCATTATTTATCCGCTGCTGATGAAGTTCTCCATTGCCTTCAAGGATAAGGCGGATATATATAACCCGACGATTTATATGATTCCCGTCCATTTCACGATGGACAATATCCGGATGGCAATGCAGATCCTGGATTACTTCCCGCTGCTCGGCAATACGCTGCTGTTCGTTGTCGTGACGACCCTGCTGACCACGGCCTCCTGTGCCCTGGCGGGGTACGGCTTTGCCAGATTTAACTTTCCGGGAAGCAACCTTCTGTTCGCACTGGTCATTCTGACATTGCTGGTGCCGACCAGCACACTGATGGTGCCGATGTACCTGCATTTCAGAAGCTTCGACATTCTGGGGATCATTCATCTGATCACCGGCAAGTCCGGGCTTAACCTGCTTAATACGTACTGGCCTTCCATTATTACCTCGGCAACCGCGATCGGTCTGAAGGCCGGCCTCTTTATCTATATCTTCCGCCAGTTTTTCAAGGGGATGCCGAAGGAGATTGAAGAAGCAGCCCTGATCGACGGCGCGGGCGGCGTAAAAACGTTCCTGCGGATCATGCTGCCCAATGCGGTCTCGCCGATGATCACAGTCATCCTGTTCTGCTTCGTGTGGCAATATAATGATACCTTTTTTACTTCGCTCTTTATGAGTGAGCTGGCGCTGATGCCTACCAAGGTAAGCTCGCTGGCGGCTCAGGCCAATGCCCTGATTCCGGGTATGCTGGGGGCAGGCGGGGGCGGGTCGGCGGTTAAGGCTGATCCAAACCACGTAGCCATGATTATTGACACCGGCATTCTGCTGGCCATTATTCCGCTGATTCTGCTGTATCTGGTTGTACAGCGGTATTTTGTGGAGAGTGTGGAGCGGAGCGGCATTATCGGATAA
- a CDS encoding cellulase family glycosylhydrolase, which yields MKNKHLFSLIVLLLAAALALPAPLVHAKAGDTPLQAYVEALGPGWNMGNTFEASGDETSWGNPPVTKAFIEQLAAEGYKTIRLPITWRHRMGDAPDYAIDPAFMARIQEVVDWSLEAKMHVMINLHHDSNWIMNMASEHDEVMARFNAAWTQIAGHFKAYPDTLMFESVNEPRYSDDWSKDEPEYFTMLDELNVSFHSIVRSSGGNNGKRPLVLSTLTAAPTEARLLELSKTITKLQDKRLIATFHYYGYYPFSVNTAGTTTFDDTARQDLIQAFDRAYDIFTSKGIPVIVGEYGLLGFDKSLETVQHGEILKFFEYIGYYAREKKMPLLLWDNGQHFDRRTFKWVDEELHQVMVQGWKGRSSNAQSDSVYIKKDSTPQDTALELNLNGNVFKELLAGDKVLTEGTDYRLEGERLILTSELLKSLLTEEYGVNAVLTAKFSSGADWPIKLIRYDTPVLRSSQGPQGIYSLPVLFNGDSLATLEAVYTAGGNAGPDEWTPFKEYIRHFYPDYKTGEIKFTDDFWGGVKDGEMQLRMHFRSGEIVPYTITKEGFSIIGVSAEDALAGVAVQPAGQPSEAPEISAKPEESAVPALSPAGEEGGSSPGIGGSKLTMIIVVITGLVVLAAAGIYWGRRGKRKRGR from the coding sequence ATGAAAAATAAACATCTTTTCAGTCTGATCGTCCTGCTGCTGGCGGCTGCTCTGGCCTTGCCAGCACCGCTTGTTCACGCCAAGGCAGGGGATACTCCGCTGCAGGCTTATGTGGAAGCGTTGGGTCCCGGCTGGAACATGGGTAACACCTTTGAAGCCAGCGGGGATGAGACCTCCTGGGGCAACCCGCCTGTAACCAAGGCTTTTATTGAGCAGCTTGCCGCCGAGGGCTACAAGACGATCCGCCTTCCCATTACCTGGAGGCACCGGATGGGGGATGCCCCGGACTATGCCATTGATCCGGCCTTCATGGCGCGTATTCAGGAGGTGGTTGACTGGTCGCTGGAAGCGAAAATGCATGTGATGATCAACCTCCACCACGATTCCAACTGGATTATGAACATGGCGTCAGAGCATGATGAAGTGATGGCCAGATTTAATGCCGCCTGGACGCAGATTGCCGGCCATTTCAAGGCATATCCGGATACGCTGATGTTCGAGAGCGTCAACGAACCGCGTTACTCGGATGACTGGAGCAAGGATGAGCCTGAATATTTCACGATGCTGGATGAGCTGAACGTCTCCTTCCACAGCATTGTCCGCAGCTCCGGCGGCAACAACGGCAAGCGTCCGCTCGTGCTCTCTACACTGACTGCCGCCCCGACCGAGGCCAGGCTGCTGGAGCTGTCCAAGACGATAACGAAGCTTCAGGACAAGCGGCTGATTGCAACATTCCATTACTACGGCTATTATCCGTTCAGTGTAAACACAGCAGGCACTACAACCTTTGATGATACCGCCAGGCAGGATTTGATTCAGGCCTTCGACCGGGCGTACGACATCTTTACGTCCAAAGGCATTCCCGTTATCGTCGGCGAATACGGCCTGCTGGGCTTTGATAAATCACTGGAGACGGTGCAGCATGGCGAGATTCTGAAGTTTTTTGAGTACATCGGCTATTATGCCAGGGAGAAAAAAATGCCGCTGCTGCTGTGGGACAACGGACAGCACTTCGACAGACGAACCTTCAAATGGGTGGATGAGGAGCTGCATCAGGTGATGGTGCAGGGCTGGAAGGGGCGTTCCTCCAATGCGCAAAGCGATTCGGTTTACATTAAAAAAGACTCGACGCCGCAGGATACCGCGCTGGAGTTGAACCTGAACGGCAATGTCTTCAAAGAGCTGCTGGCCGGTGACAAGGTGCTTACGGAGGGTACGGACTATAGGCTAGAGGGAGAGCGGTTAATCCTTACCTCTGAACTGCTGAAGAGCCTGCTCACAGAGGAATACGGAGTGAATGCGGTATTGACCGCAAAATTTAGTAGCGGAGCTGACTGGCCCATAAAGCTGATTCGCTATGACACTCCTGTTCTGCGAAGCTCGCAGGGGCCGCAAGGAATCTATTCCCTGCCGGTCCTGTTTAACGGGGACAGCCTGGCTACCCTTGAAGCAGTCTATACCGCAGGCGGCAATGCCGGCCCGGATGAGTGGACCCCGTTCAAAGAATATATCCGCCATTTCTATCCGGACTACAAAACTGGCGAAATCAAGTTCACGGATGACTTCTGGGGCGGGGTGAAGGACGGGGAGATGCAGCTGCGGATGCATTTCCGCAGCGGCGAAATTGTTCCTTATACGATAACCAAGGAAGGCTTCTCGATTATCGGTGTGTCTGCTGAGGATGCATTGGCCGGGGTGGCAGTACAGCCGGCAGGACAACCGTCAGAGGCTCCTGAGATTTCTGCTAAGCCGGAGGAGTCAGCCGTTCCCGCACTTTCACCTGCCGGAGAGGAAGGTGGTTCTTCGCCTGGAATCGGTGGCAGCAAGCTGACCATGATAATAGTAGTTATAACGGGTCTGGTTGTCCTGGCAGCGGCTGGGATCTATTGGGGTAGAAGAGGAAAACGGAAGCGCGGCAGATGA
- a CDS encoding DUF5696 domain-containing protein encodes MKNRKLPAAVLACAAVLCIIAAAILYFSSRGAEAVEASAYMEVTAELEAGSELAALPDSSGGVPGMLLAADDAELSLYYNAETAEIAVKDKRTGQIWYSNPAGRNEDTLASGFEKELLSSQLTVLFRDAVGTLESYTNFAQSISSKQFTAESLKNGLRITYTIGDTSAGIDALPQYISQARLEEAVLSKLDAATAKYVATRYYPKDGSPEIMERIDAQVSKPLVLKKMTAAFALAGYSAEDLAQDNAENGIGGGAGTSKPNFIIPLEYRLEEGSLVVKVPVSQVKESGQYQIRSLELLNMFGAADQLTDGYMLVPDGSGSLIRLNNGKVKEEQYVQRVYGPDPNDNSYRRGQVSQNARMPVFGMKAGDGAWFAVIEKGDAIASIAADISGKKNSYNFIHSSYSLRGEDELELYTGATIQEIQLLSEEIYKGDIQVRYSFLNGDKASYSGMAELYRDKLVAEKSLTPLAEEQSIPFYLDMLGAVDKQKSLLGVPYRSEISMTSFRQAALIAGELKQDGIGRLLMRYTGWSGKGVNHSTPDKLKTESVLGSKSELTALRDQLAQAGGTLFPDVAFQQIYHNDGGFTPSSDAARFVTREEAELYPYNRALNRMDMTLGSYYLLSPAKLPYYVDAFMDKYAGFGMEGVSLRDLGNVLSSDFRASRVIQRETAKAIVKEQLDRISQDVGQTMVSGGNAYAWPYADHLINVPESSSGFALTDETVPFYQMVVHGFISYTGAPVNLSDEQDMHTQLLSSIELGSAPYFSWSYEPSSKLKFTHFDSMYATSYKDWYDQAVSMYKEVNEVLAPVQRAQIVNHIRHQEGVVEVQYSNGISIYVNYTGKDVSVQGTAVGAGQYVIEGEPS; translated from the coding sequence GTGAAAAACCGAAAATTACCGGCTGCGGTGCTCGCCTGTGCCGCAGTCCTCTGTATCATCGCCGCAGCTATTCTGTACTTCAGCTCCCGCGGAGCGGAAGCTGTTGAGGCCTCCGCCTACATGGAGGTGACGGCTGAGCTTGAAGCGGGAAGCGAGCTGGCTGCACTGCCCGATTCCTCCGGCGGTGTGCCCGGTATGCTGCTGGCAGCGGATGATGCAGAGCTGTCCCTGTACTATAACGCTGAAACGGCCGAGATAGCGGTGAAGGATAAGCGGACAGGTCAGATCTGGTACAGCAATCCGGCAGGCCGCAATGAGGATACGCTGGCCTCTGGCTTTGAGAAGGAGCTGCTGTCCTCGCAGCTGACCGTACTGTTCCGCGACGCTGTAGGGACACTGGAATCGTACACCAACTTTGCCCAGAGCATCAGCAGCAAGCAGTTTACGGCCGAGAGCCTGAAGAACGGGCTGCGGATTACTTATACCATCGGGGATACGTCGGCAGGCATTGATGCGCTACCCCAATATATCAGTCAGGCCCGGCTGGAGGAGGCAGTGCTCTCCAAGCTGGATGCAGCGACCGCAAAATATGTTGCAACCCGCTACTATCCGAAGGACGGCAGCCCTGAAATCATGGAGCGGATCGATGCCCAGGTTTCCAAGCCGCTGGTACTCAAGAAAATGACCGCTGCCTTTGCGCTGGCGGGCTATTCTGCCGAGGATCTGGCGCAGGATAATGCGGAGAACGGAATCGGCGGGGGAGCGGGAACGTCCAAGCCCAATTTCATTATTCCGCTGGAATACCGGCTTGAGGAAGGCTCGCTGGTCGTGAAGGTTCCTGTGAGCCAGGTCAAGGAGAGCGGGCAATATCAGATCCGCAGTCTGGAGCTGCTTAATATGTTCGGCGCTGCGGACCAGCTGACGGACGGTTATATGCTGGTTCCTGACGGCTCCGGCAGCCTGATCCGTCTGAACAACGGCAAAGTGAAGGAAGAGCAGTATGTGCAGCGCGTGTACGGGCCGGACCCCAATGACAACAGCTACCGGCGCGGCCAGGTCAGCCAGAATGCCCGGATGCCGGTATTCGGCATGAAAGCCGGGGATGGCGCATGGTTTGCTGTCATTGAGAAGGGTGATGCGATCGCCAGTATCGCCGCCGATATCAGCGGCAAAAAGAATTCCTACAATTTCATTCACAGCAGCTATTCCTTGCGCGGCGAGGATGAGCTTGAGCTGTACACGGGAGCGACCATTCAGGAAATACAGCTGCTTAGCGAAGAAATTTACAAGGGCGATATTCAGGTCCGCTACAGCTTCCTGAATGGGGATAAAGCCAGCTATTCGGGGATGGCAGAGCTGTACCGGGATAAGCTGGTTGCGGAGAAGTCGCTCACGCCTCTGGCAGAGGAGCAGAGCATTCCGTTCTATCTGGATATGCTGGGCGCTGTCGACAAGCAGAAATCGCTGCTCGGCGTGCCTTACCGCTCCGAGATTTCCATGACCTCCTTCCGGCAGGCCGCACTGATTGCCGGGGAATTGAAGCAGGACGGCATCGGACGGCTGCTGATGCGGTACACCGGCTGGTCCGGCAAAGGCGTGAATCACTCCACGCCCGATAAGCTGAAGACCGAAAGCGTGCTTGGCAGCAAGTCGGAGCTGACCGCGCTGAGGGATCAGCTGGCACAGGCCGGCGGAACCCTGTTCCCGGATGTGGCTTTCCAGCAGATTTATCACAACGACGGCGGGTTCACACCCTCTTCCGATGCGGCAAGGTTTGTCACGCGGGAGGAAGCGGAGCTGTATCCTTACAACCGGGCGCTGAACCGGATGGATATGACGCTTGGAAGCTACTATTTGTTATCACCAGCCAAGCTGCCCTATTATGTGGACGCTTTTATGGATAAGTATGCCGGCTTTGGGATGGAAGGCGTGTCTCTGCGGGATCTCGGCAATGTGCTGAGCTCCGATTTCCGGGCCAGCCGGGTGATTCAGCGGGAAACGGCTAAAGCCATCGTGAAGGAGCAGCTGGACAGGATCAGCCAGGATGTCGGGCAGACCATGGTTTCAGGCGGCAACGCCTATGCCTGGCCTTATGCCGACCATCTGATTAATGTTCCTGAATCCTCAAGCGGGTTTGCGCTTACGGATGAAACGGTACCCTTTTACCAGATGGTGGTCCATGGCTTCATCAGCTATACCGGGGCACCGGTCAACCTGAGCGATGAGCAGGATATGCACACGCAGCTGCTCAGCTCTATTGAGCTGGGGTCAGCGCCTTATTTTTCATGGTCCTATGAGCCGTCTTCGAAGCTGAAGTTCACGCATTTTGACAGTATGTATGCGACCTCCTATAAGGACTGGTATGATCAGGCGGTTTCCATGTACAAGGAAGTGAATGAGGTGCTTGCCCCGGTACAGCGCGCGCAGATCGTAAACCATATACGCCATCAGGAGGGTGTTGTGGAGGTGCAGTACAGCAACGGGATATCTATCTATGTCAACTACACCGGCAAGGATGTCTCTGTGCAGGGAACAGCAGTCGGTGCCGGACAATATGTGATTGAAGGTGAACCGTCATGA
- a CDS encoding YIP1 family protein: MRQDFIKFPLHLIVHPFDSFWDMKYEGKGKLRVTLTILLLVVISMILKDQFAGFLVNYNDPRHLNSIVQLFTVVFPFFLWCLSNWAITTLMDGEGKFKEIMMATGYALVPIVIIYTPMVVASRFMAEEETAFYYLMMSVASIWFIGLLFVGIMTVHQYTVLKTVVTMLLTVVVMGIVVFLGTLVLSMLQQITEFFINIYRELIFRT; this comes from the coding sequence ATGAGGCAGGATTTCATTAAATTCCCGCTGCACCTCATTGTGCATCCGTTTGACAGCTTTTGGGATATGAAATATGAGGGCAAAGGAAAGCTGCGGGTAACACTGACCATTCTGCTGCTTGTGGTGATTTCCATGATCCTGAAGGATCAGTTCGCAGGCTTCCTGGTCAATTATAATGACCCGCGCCATTTAAACAGCATTGTACAGCTGTTTACCGTAGTTTTTCCGTTTTTCCTGTGGTGCCTGTCCAACTGGGCCATTACAACGCTGATGGACGGCGAGGGGAAATTCAAAGAGATCATGATGGCTACAGGCTATGCGCTTGTTCCCATTGTCATTATTTATACTCCGATGGTGGTGGCCAGCCGGTTCATGGCGGAGGAAGAAACGGCCTTCTACTATCTGATGATGTCAGTGGCATCCATCTGGTTCATCGGGCTGCTGTTCGTCGGCATTATGACCGTGCACCAGTACACCGTGCTCAAAACGGTTGTCACGATGCTGCTTACGGTAGTCGTTATGGGCATCGTTGTATTCCTGGGAACACTTGTCCTGAGCATGCTTCAGCAGATTACCGAGTTTTTTATCAACATCTACCGTGAATTGATTTTCCGTACATGA